In Microbulbifer celer, a single window of DNA contains:
- a CDS encoding peroxiredoxin yields the protein MRKLFLLAMCFSIALPAFALEVGDQAPAFSLAASDGKTYSLEDYRGKQAVVVAWYPKAFTKGCTIECKSLAENGHLIREYDAAYFMASTDEVEDNKKFADEQKADFPLLSDPTGEVAEAYDVKMPVLNMAKRVTFYIGKDGKILKIDRDIKPASSAQDMAATLGELGVARKE from the coding sequence ATGAGAAAGTTATTCTTGCTGGCGATGTGTTTTTCAATCGCTTTACCTGCTTTTGCGTTGGAAGTAGGGGATCAGGCTCCCGCTTTTTCCCTGGCAGCTTCCGATGGCAAGACCTATTCCCTGGAGGATTACCGCGGTAAACAGGCGGTGGTCGTCGCCTGGTATCCGAAGGCGTTCACCAAGGGCTGTACCATCGAGTGCAAGTCGCTGGCGGAAAATGGGCACCTGATCCGCGAGTACGACGCCGCCTACTTTATGGCCAGTACCGACGAGGTGGAGGACAACAAGAAATTTGCCGATGAGCAGAAAGCGGATTTCCCACTGTTGAGCGACCCCACCGGTGAAGTGGCCGAAGCCTATGATGTAAAAATGCCGGTACTGAATATGGCCAAGCGTGTGACCTTCTATATCGGCAAGGATGGCAAGATCCTGAAGATCGACCGGGATATCAAACCGGCCAGCAGTGCACAGGATATGGCGGCAACGCTCGGAGAGTTGGGCGTAGCGCGGAAAGAGTGA